Within the Onychostoma macrolepis isolate SWU-2019 chromosome 14, ASM1243209v1, whole genome shotgun sequence genome, the region CCGCTTTTGGTGAAAATCCTAATTTTGAAAGCGTGGGGCGTCAGCACAAGTCTATCATTTTGGGAGTTACTTGTTATACATCCATTAAAGGTCAGCTTTATGTGAAAATCTCTCACTTGAGGACAGCAGAGATCAATTGGTGGCGTGGAAAGACTTCATATAAGACACAGAATAGATAAACAAGTAGAAATTTTGAATAGTTTTATCATCTGCAATTTGTCAGTTCTGTTTGAGAATGCAGTGTATTGGGTCACACTGACTGTGTGCGGTCAACGGTTTTATATTTCCTGAGGCTTTTATTCACAAGAAACAATATTACAAAACCAAAGGATTACATGAGAATGTGGTCACAGACTACAGCCGTGTCACCATCACACACAGACAGCATCCAGGAGTCTGTAACTGCCCTCTCTGAGCATCTGATGCTGTGCAGATCTGACACTCGGCTCAGTGCATCGGGACACATAGACTAGACTCTAAAACATGAAGCCACACAACTCTACTGAACTCTATTGCCCGAGCTGTCCACCTGTGTCCAGATCACACATCATCTACTGTATTGTTAGGTTTTCTGCACATTGGTTGGACAACATGACTGAGATTTACAGGACAAAcgtttatttttctaataaataataacgGTTCACTCTGTATTCGCGTGTACTAATGTAATATTAGCGAGCATTACAGACTGCGACAGTAATCATgggtgttattattattgtgacaGTGTTCATGAGTAGATTACAGATGTTATATGTGCTTTATTTTGCTCTGCTGAAGTTAATAACCGAGCTGAGGACATCGACACGATCAGAAACAGATTAATCTGGTGATATATCAGAGGACTGTGGGAGATTAATCTCTCGATCATTACCTGAGATCCTGATGAAGCGCCGCTCGAGCTCCGCTCTTCGATGTCTTTAAAGCGCAGTGGCATAAACGGCACTTTCATTGCCTGACAAACATGGCtgaaatcataaataaatactccAGTTAAAAATAACAGCGGTCCGTGTAAACCGAAAAATCAACAAACGTCAGTGTTCCGCGTTACGTCACATACGTGCGACCACGAGACTTCCGCTTTGCGTCACGCGCGCGCGCACAGCAGGCGGGGATCACGGTGGATgtattttttgcacattttcttCATGGACTTGTTTTATGCATCTTTCTGTTAGGCCTATGTGTGTTtgaaacaataaaatgaaataataaaataaattatgacttTAACAAACGGTCAGAGCTTCATATAACTAtacaaatgttaataataactttaaaaacttaatatagaaatattgataaaattagaataaccttttattgtatttatactGTTCCTACCCTCACATTAGCTTTGTGGTTTCGTTGTTGGTATTATAATGCAATGTATAATATGGCAGGAataagtttgtgaacccttgaAAATACTTGGATTAGACACAGAATGAGCTCTGATCTGAACTGAACTCACAGTAATAGACAAACACAGTCTGACTACACTAATAACATTAGTACTGTATGTACTTTTACTGCATACAGTCCGTAATCATTAAAGTGCAGCGTGGCAAAAGTAAGTGAACCCTTGAGTTTCCTAAACATTTTCTGTAGCTTAAGACTTCGACTCATTTTGGACCATCCACATGTGTCAGTAATCAGGCCTCGTGTGCCTGTATTTAAAGGACAGGACACCTGTGCCACTTTATTTATGTCCTgtcaattatcatttttgtcttcagtaaaaatgttgaaagtaCAACTGTTTGTGTGTCATACTAGTTTAGCCAGATTGTGTTTGTCTGTAATTAGAGTTAAATTAAGATCAGCCCACACCTCACTGTGCTGTTGATGAGTTGATTTCATATTTTCACACAGCATCAACATCCATAACTGAGCAATGGCTTGAAGGGTGATATTTAAAGAGAAATATGCAAAGTGTTATTTGAGTAAAGATAGAGCTGGAAAAAACACCATGATTCTGGTGTATAAATAGCACAGATAATAATATAGAAACAGGGCCTTGTCTGTCAGCGGGAATACAACAGTGTGAAAATATGATCTGTAATTTCAACAAAAGCCTTGAATCTGTCCAATGAACGATGTGTTAAAGAGATATGCATGCAGAAAACATGGAGAAACAGCACACACTGTTCATTTATATACTACTGACAAATATATGTCCTTTATAATGTTGTCTGTTTGGATTCTACGTCAGTTTCTGGTGTTTTATATCCTCATGTCATGTTCCatgctgaatataaacctaacagaccactcagatcattaggatcgagtcagaaacaccaagggttcacacaaaacacgggagtctgcttttagctactatccagaagagatcagatgtgctgaaacattagccacatttaaacccagactcaaaactcatgtTTAGCTGTGCAGTTACTGAacgagcactgtgctacgtcccaactgattgcactgtattttatgtacaaTCATTTTATACtctttaactgttttaaatcaattttgtaatcatttaaaaaaaaaattacatttgttgttttattgttgcgattatatatttgtatgattattttaattccttttaTATGCAAAGAGAACTTTGAATTACCAccgtgtatgaaatgtgctttaTTAATAAACTTGCCTTGATTCGCCTCAAAACGTGTGGACAGAGGCTTTAAAGCACTGTGTGTTTTCCAGAGGATGAAGTCTTCTGCCTTTATCAGTCCAGCTCAAAATAAAGTGATGTTTAGCCCAcatttgacaaatgcaaaacacacacacacacacacacacacacgtgcctCTAAAACATGTCAATCATTCAGTTCAACACTGTTCACGTTGAGCGCCCTTCACCTGCACATCTGACATGAAGGACGTTATTTTGTCAAAATATGGACCTGAGAAACAAACAGGAATGAAGACTTGCACAAGACATTATTACAATCTGCTTTTATTGTTCAGGAATGCTCAATATCTAAATGAATCATCGGAGATCACAGCACTCGTGTCTCGTATGATTTATGATGCATCTTCTCATGTTAAACACTGCGAATAAATATCAATCCAAAACATATCTGTGATTTTTATATCTGAAAACGTATTCCTTGTATGATCTTAGAACAGTTCAaacatatattttcatatagacAAACAAACCGACACTGGCACAAACCATTTACCAGTTAATGTACATAATATAAGATATACAAAATCATACATATACACTGTTCCTCGTGTAGTGAAGAGCAGACCATGCACTCATCCTGAGAGAGTCCTGATCTTCATGACATCGGCTCTTCTTTATCCCTGAAAGCTTGCATCCGTGCCTGTTTCAATCAAGATCCgacacaaacacagctttgAGTCTAACGACATTAATGCATTTGCAGAATCAGTGTCTGAGAACAGTGGACACGACATATTTCACCATATGAGAACTTCACAATAAGAATGAATCATTATTTTAGTAACTGTATTTGAAATGACGATCAACAGGACACATCCATCGCCTCACCTCAAAGGTGTGCAGCACATGTTTGCACACTTCAGTCAGGCTGTTCAGGCCGCTGCGCAGGGGTTCAGACGCCGGGATCCCGTCTGCACAACACCACAGAGATAATCAACAGTCATCGCAACGCTCTTCGTACTCAGTTAGCTGGGTCTGACTTGATCTCGGATTGCTTGGTTCTTCGAAGCGCATCCTGGAGTtgttgtcatagcaacaggtgCTTCAAAAAGGTTCGTTTCTCCCATCATTAACCCAGGgacagtaatttaaaataataataacttagaaatgaattgaaaataatataacaatgttgtgtagtctatagGCTAATAGAtacagccagttttactcattgaaagatttattagtgatgaaataataactttataactgtattggagtcttacacacatgcaGTTAATCTGAGCGGTGACGGATGTTATCAGCTGTTTCAAAGAcacaattaaatgaattgctaattgcaacattgaaataaaaatgtaaagcctgtaaaaaactgtgaatataaataattgggaatcatgtaaaaaaaaaaaaaaaaaaaaagtttaaataaaataaaaacatataatttatctattataacattaatgtagttttgttcgcttGGCTGTTTCTCTATAAAGGTCCAGAAATtcctcaagttttttttttcgtcaggtgtcttttttaatgatatgacgtcattacgttgctgtcttcCACACATCTGCCCTTTTAGAGGAACACGAGAACACGCAACTTAATCCGGATAGTTTAATGAGATCCGCAGATGTGTTAAGCGATCTGTTCACTGAAATAAACATGCAGCACATCTGGATTCAGGTCCACGATGATTTTAAAGGAGGGGAAGAGCTTAATAATAGCTTTAAATctactttttatttcttttaaagagtGATGAAATGTAGCATCTGCTGaatttcaatattcaatatcattattgtaatttgttttaAGCTTACACTGATTTTTAACATCTCacctaaaattaatttttagtcTTAAAACCATGAAAAGACACAATTTTCCTAGTGTTTATGAGAAACATCTTCATTCTGACGCTTGATAATCAGTGCGTTGCATGACACAAAAATGCCGAGACGGGGACCAATCATAGATACTACAAGACTATACTCATTTTgagtgttttagttttattactCCAGCACTGCACTAATGGAACTGATAAGAGCTAAGCTACTTCTAAAAACATCTTTCAGTTGGTTTACTtagttattttctttaaaaaaacgaaCAAATGAGAGCTGCTGGGTTTTACCTCGGTCTCATTGTATTAGTCGAGTGCTCTCGGTCAGAtatcacacacactctcacctCGCGTCTGTATGCGGAAGTTGATCTTGCTTTCTGACGGGTGTGTGATGCTGTATCCACAGAACTCCACGTCCTGACTGCAGAAACACAACCACACCATGTTTACATTCACGCACtgagcagacgcttttatccgaAGCGAcgtacagtgcattcaggctatacataGTTTTTGATCAGTACGACATGTACAAACACTCCTCTGTAATTAGCATTAGCGCTCGTCTCGTCTCATTAATGTCACAGAGGCAATGCTAAAGGAGGGCAGCTGCAGCAGTGAGTTATTCTGACCTCTTCATGATCATGTATCTGAGCGAGTTCCCCAGCGTGTGATCCTCTTCATGAAGCACAAACGTCACGCAGCCCTCGTCTGCGCCGTCCGCCCGCACCTGCGCAGTCATACAGACACAGACATCACTCATCTGCCCTCCACACAGCCAACACGGGTGTATTACACATACTTCTCACATTATATCACAGCTTATtggctatagtttagaaaatggtaataaaatatgagaagaactcattttttaatcccaagtccactgtatgaagcatttttgggtataatatgtctcagtttactttattttgctgtcCTCAGTTGCACAAATGAACTATAGAGTCCTGCACacactagtaaaaaaatatcaaaaattatatctgcGTCTGAATATTTTTTGGTTGGACTGTATGTATGTTTTAACATCATATCAGCAACAATAGCTACAGCATGGCAACACATCATAATACatcatttacaataatataacattttcttaAGAAGCAATCACTACAAAAACACACGCAACAAAGGAACTGATAAAAATCAGATAGAATCTTTCAATTTAATCAATCAAGCTCTAAAATTCTTCCAggaaagactttaaaaaaagtattttagtatattttctgAGTAAACACATCGTCTAATATCATTTATAATTGGACattctattaaaatagttttttacaCTCAAAAAAGTCACAAACTGGTTTCTCTTCTCCTTTCAGTTAATATGAATGAGTGAGTCTCGGACGTCCAGTTCCACATCTTGTATAAATAACCCGTCTTATCTAATTTACAAACAGCGATTACTTCTTTCATTTACTGCTGGATTCACCTCATAGAGTTTGTTGTATATGCATTTATTCCAAACCAGACACCATGTAATATTAATGTACATATTCAGTATAGTTTTTACATCAGATCTGGAACATTACGCTGAAGAGCGTCCTCAGCCGCTGCATCTGCTGCTCATCACCGACCAGCGATACACATCTCTGTGTTTTCTATGAAGTGGGTTAAATGTCTCATAAGGCCCTCCGTGGGCAAACTGAAGCCAAGCGCTTTGTTTCAGGGCAGAAGCAGCGTTTCAGTTTGAGACGTTTCCACGGCTGGGTTTGCAGCAGCAAAATGAAGCTCTTGGACGCAAAAAAGTGTCATTCTCTACAGATTAAACTGTTTTGTGCTCAACTGAGCTTTTAAATCTGAATAATCTTCACATAACTGAACTCATTTAGTTGTATCAATTGATCAattggaataaaaaataaaaataaataaaaaatatatatatatatatattttaaaaaatgctatgaaaacaaacatgaatgtACAGTATCTCTGCTATCCACCTTAACTATTATTTTGACTGTACAAAATAttctgcttgatattgcaaacttGTATTTCTTATATTCTTTGAATGTATTGTTGTAATTATGAACTCACTGGTTTGTAGCACAAATAGTTTTACAGTGAGTTATTTTTCTAGTTATTTATCCATAACTGGCTGCTAATGAATCACTTCTGCTTGGCAAAATAaggattaaaatataaatattatgttataagacaaaaacacttgatttttacaattaaaaagtcAGGCaacaatttaaattgtaaaagttaaaattgctaaattaaaaatgtaaataaatgaatatcatTACTATAAATGAATagtaatatcacatttgcatttttgcatATGATAGTCATTTACAGTTACTGCTCTCAGAAAAATACAATAACTTGTGTCATATGAAGAATTGTACGACTACATGGAATCTCTCATTCTAGTTACAGCTTAAcatattaatgatattaatcACACTGCTGTCTAGAAGCaggtaaattattatattaatcggtcttcttttattttactgacagacacattttttaaaagtaggcctaacgcccgtttcacaccgcaagcgtgagcggcgcgtgagcagcgcgtatttttttcggcgcccatgttaacaaatgagtgcaTTCACACCGGGAGCAGGAGCAGCGCGTGAGCGTCGAGCAGGAGCAGCGCGTGAGCGTCGAGCAGGAGCGGCGCGTGAGCAGCGCTGCAGCGATGGTTTCGgcgccgagtctatttttgctgcgccgctcacgctcaattaaagtgacagcacacttttgatggacaaaataaatatttcacacaaaacgtgctaaaaatgcacagaataagcATGTCTAGTGTGTTTTAAGACGAATTGGAGTAtgtcaggaaagaaaatgaacaattaaaaatgtgtagaatatttacccattttaacttgtttttaatttttaattgccataagcaaattataacttaaagcattttatcaaactcacaacgaacaattcatcttgctcaggatcttaagttacaatggagtatatacagtaggcctacataataaattcattattcattcattattgacagcttctataagaaatggagatatgggtaaaagtatatattattaaaaaataataataatttttttaaaaaacagtataaacagcactttctatatttgagtatgactgaaacaacatgataggagatgtttttgttgttgaccATTTACACGCTAATCCCCAAGACTTCAAAACTTTCAAGTTTATAACTGACcaacttctaaaaacaaatttatagttgtctttgtaaagaaatatgtcGCTTTGGAGCCGCTGCTGTGACGCTGAACAAACGCTTCCAGTGTGAATACTCTGCGAGTCTGACGCTGCAGTGACGCTGTAGTTACGCTGACGTGATGCTGCCGCGAagctcacgcttgcggtgtgaaacgggcgtAATATTTAACGTTATCCACAAATagtatttgttttgtgttttttgtgttcGCCTCTGTTGCCTTTAGTTCGCTCATCCGGGTTATACAGCATTTATATTCTCTTAAAGCTAAATTTACTACTATTAAAATACTATCTATATCTAGATTTGTTTTGtgttaatattatgtttatcTGCTTCGGAAACACGAGGAAATCCTGCACTGTAGCGATACAGTCTACTATAACAACACTCAGAACTGCAGCATTTGACCCAAATTCTTCcatatttacatgtaataaactcataaaaacagaatgcgtgAATAATGAAGTTTGATTTACCATCTCCAGCGCGTGCTTCCGTGCGGGCTCCGCCATGCTGCCGCTGCGCTTCCTACTGCGCATGCGCGGGTCTGACTGCGACTCCGTCCTAATGCGCATGCGCGGGTCTGACTGCGACTCCGTCCTACTGCGCATGCGCGGGTCTGACTGACTCTGTCCGACTCCGCCGATAGAGccaatagagtgggggaactatgacgtcactttgtaggcggatcggcggttagcatgaaactggttccttcgACAAAAAAGCAATAGGATTTtcccataggcttttggattatcgcaatCCATAGGCCTAACTaccatagacacacacacacacacacacacacatatatgtctATGCCTACTACAGTTTGCTGTTTGTACTCTTCCTTTTTTTTACCCAAACGTTTAAGAAATGACATAGTGTGGATCCCTTTCGCCtttttaaaagcaataattAAAGTGTAGGCTATAGAAAGTTTCAACTACATACAGCAgggtttgtgtatttttttattattattttattattattttttattttttttagcaaaaaattggcttatttttttattttgtttaagaATTGTGAAAACAAGCAGAATCCAGTGCTGAAATAATTACTTAATGTTTAAGAagcagtcagatcacctttacCCCACACTGAAAGCTGCGGTCTGTGCTCTGTTTACATGACGTTCGTCCTGTATTTGTGTTCCAGAGCACATGAAGACCACAGGTGTGATGATGGGACAGAGGTTAATGTGGTAAAAACATACTACACATACGTACACATACTCATCTCTGCGCcaaacctgatattgccaagtgcaacgtgttcctgggtcaacatctttgttgaccctggaacaacattgtgattaaccaatcagatttcaagaaccagtttataatttttgtgaagtttaggattataatcagtgtttggtgcttgtacatcagtgtaattcatctatcagttcctcagattttagggattactcatgggtaaggttaggtttaggtgtaggaatatggttaagattatatttttggattaaaatgttgttccagggtcaacaaaatatgttgacacaggaacacgttgcacttggcaatatcaggttgtgcCATCTCTGCACCAATACAATGTGCAAGATTTAACACTTTCCTAGTTAGTCTGGTGTTGGTGTGAAAGGTTGGAAATGccacaaaaaacaataaaaatgtccCCAAATTCAAGATATGAATTGCCCTGTATaacctgtatgtttttttgtttataacaTAAAcgagtaatatttatttaatctattattattaataggctactaatttattttcagtatcattgGAAGTAATTTTACTATATCATGTGCACACTCTGCAATCTATAGCCTATGATTTCaagtgttttgtatttgtttgacAAGTAATCTTGTATTGCATTGTGATTAACATTTATGAAATTGTAATTGcattgtaaatacatttatgacaCCTCTCTCTCAAAACAAATGGTGCATATGTCATGCATACTTGCATGTATATTTATCAGAATTTAAGAATTTGACAAGATAATACATACATTCATTATGATTAGGAATGAATCTGCCTTAAATGTAAGTGCtgctataatatatatatatatatatatatatatatatatatatatattagtgctgtcaaacaattaatcacaattaattacatccaaaacatttttgtttacataatatatgtatgtatactgtgtatatttattatgtatatataaatacacacacatacagtatatattttgaaaatatgtccCTGTATTtccatgcatatatttatattaatgtaattgataatatatatatataaatattttaaatgtatttacataacatattttcttaaatatatacatgcatgtgtgtgtgtgtgtgtgtgtgtatgtgtgtatatattcataataaatatacacagtacacacacatatattacagtGCCTTACAaaagtattgtaatttttttcacattttgttatgttgctaccttatgttaaactgctttaaattactttttttccacatcaatctacacatACACCATAACAGTAAagcaaaaaacaggtttttaacatctttgcaaatttattaacaataaaaattaacctgaaataagtacattgcataagtattcatacccttaactaAAAATTTAcctgaagcacctttacagcctcaagtattttttgtttgatgcgacaagctttgttcatcagcatttggcaattgtctgccattcttctcctcTCCTCTTCACGTCTcgagctctgtcaggttggatggggcaGACGCACAtcttcaggtttctccagaaatatttgattgggttcaatcCCAGGCTCTGGCCGGGCCACTCAAGGAGATTCACAGAGTcgtctataagccactcttgctgagtgtttagggtcattgtcctgttggaaggtgaaccttctgtggttctgaatgctctggactgggttttcattaaggctatctctatattttggtgcattgagcttttcttcttctctgatgagtccctcagtccctgccactgaaaaacagccccacagcatgaggctgataccagcacactttacttttggcatggtactctgcaggtgatgatcAGAGCGGGTtcccttcaaacatgatgcttggtATTGAGggtcatcagaccagagaatctgtTTCTCACAGTCTCAGGGTCCTTTAGTTGCTTTTTTGTAAATTCCAAGCGTGGTTTCATGtcttcacactgtaaaaaaaaaaatctgtaaaatttacggtaaaaaaacggcagctgtggttgccggaattctatcgtaaaatatatggtagcaacattttaggctttacggttttaacttaaatttacagttaaataccgcaatttcattaactgatataatattaatataccaacctattgaagtactgaaatctgttttgtacctttgaaatacactgataaccaccaaatgcaggtgatgagagtcacatgatgaaccaacgcccatcacaagcagcttttaaatactaacatatatagaaggtgcacagtgtcattcacacaaacactaaacaccatcagtgagactcattaaactgaaatatgcaataaacattaatttaacaacattagatgtaacatacaacccataactgataagaagaaagtaagaagaaacctagttatttcaaagaaaaaacatcaaattcaaacaaaatgtgaaatgcaacgcagggaattctgggaacatcaatttacgttttttccctgtaaattttacattctttttcacttccaaaagcggtatttcaccgtaaaattgtctgaaatgtctattagtttttcaccgtatatattaggggaacttaccgttaaccatttaacaggtttttaccgtagctttttcacagttttttaccgttaaaatcacggtcattttttacagtgcactgaggagaggattgagtttggccagtgatgtttgtccttctgtaggtttctgccatctgcatatatgatcatggagctcaactagagtgaccatcagcttCTTGTTCACCACTcaaaccaaagcccttctccatcaattgctcAGCTGTCCAGGAGgtcagctctaggaagagtcctagTTGTTttaaacttcttccattaagggtaacagagactgcatgcttctgtgaaccttcagtgaagcagaatttttttaaacttttttttaaactcttccccagatgtgtggtttgacgcaaacctgtttctgagctctacaggaagtttttttttttacctcagggCTTGGTCTTTGCTctaatatgcattttcagcagTTAGATCTTTTATTAACATCTACAAacaatatgaatgctcctgaacaaaatttcaactgtcccagataagggtatgaatacttatgcaatggaatcatttacgttttttatttttaataaatttgcaaagatgttaaaaacctgttttttgctttactattatggtgtatggagtgtagattgatgtggaaaataagtaatttaaagcagtttaacataaggcagaaacaacaaaacgtgaaaaaaaaatgaaggggtacgaatactttcgcaaggcactgtatgtaaacaaaaacttttattttggatgcgattaatcacgattaattgtttgacagcgcaatatatatatactgtatatatagttgtttttttgttttttttttatatacagtgaaTGTTAAAGACCATTGTCTTTTAGTTACCATTGTGAATTGGTTATTTTCTAGAAAACCTTTGAGTATTAAACATCTATATTAAACATGTATAGgagttgaaataaataaataaatagtttaaagaTATTCTACagtatgtacactgtaaaacttttcgttgtaaatttacagtaaaatactggcaGCTGGGTTGCCAGccacttactgtatttttacaggaCTACTACTGTATACATCATTTACAGTTCTGTACTGTATTTACCAAATACAGTATTATTCTGttatataacttattttttacagtattggACTGTGTCTTTTTACAGGGAATACTGTAATTCCTGCTTTTCTTTCAGTACTCTtagatttacaaaattaaaaatattatacttTTTCATAACAGTAGTCacaacaaaaaagagaaaacaacattctctgagttttaaaacatttatttatttataagaaaaGACCAGAACATTGCCTTATATGAACATATTGGATGAAATGCcagctttagttttttttttttttacatatatatatatatatatatatatatatatatatatatatatatatattaaataaaacatataaaatgcaattaacaaTTAGCAAGTAATTCAAAAT harbors:
- the polr1d gene encoding DNA-directed RNA polymerases I and III subunit RPAC2, with the protein product MRSRTESQSDPRMRIRTESQSDPRMRSRKRSGSMAEPARKHALEMVRADGADEGCVTFVLHEEDHTLGNSLRYMIMKSQDVEFCGYSITHPSESKINFRIQTRDGIPASEPLRSGLNSLTEVCKHVLHTFEARMQAFRDKEEPMS